A single Triticum urartu cultivar G1812 unplaced genomic scaffold, Tu2.1 TuUngrouped_contig_6837, whole genome shotgun sequence DNA region contains:
- the LOC125531142 gene encoding scopoletin glucosyltransferase-like: MADKDEEQQQQQPLHILFFPFLIPGHLIPMADIAVVFAARGVRCTILTTPVQASISRSIVDRANSNDDLSSQSVQVAVVPFPDVGLPPAGQRGTGLVSQEDKVKFGRAVQLLREPFERFLADSHADLDAVVSDGFYHWSVDVAAEYGVPRLMFLGMGVFARSCSEHVLSQEHRHNPDGDDPDAVVSLPGLPHGVELRRSQMMKEPHYLEFFRCVYAAGRRSYGELFNSFQELERDSAEHYRTALGGRAWFVGPVALASGSKDVASRGTDALSLDADGCLRWLDSKPAGSGAYVAFGTLTSFSPEQLRELARGLDISGKNFVWVISGADAASSDLWMPEGFQTALRGYIICGWAPQVLILNHPAMACFVTHCGWNSTLEAVSAGVPMMTWPRYADQFFNEKLVVDVLKVGVSVGARDNASSAEAHQVIGGGVIAKCVTRLMEVQGDVMRKKVEDLGVKARDAVEKGGSSYGDVGRLVDDLKARRSRQRD, translated from the coding sequence ATGGCGGACAAGGAcgaggagcagcagcagcagcagccgctacacatcctcttcttccccttcctcaTCCCGGGCCACCTCATTCCGATGGCCGACATCGCCGTGGTCTTCGCGGCTCGCGGCGTCAGGTGCACCATCCTCACCACCCCCGTTCAGGCTTCCATCAGCCGCTCCATCGTCGACCGCGCCAACAGCAACGACGACCTCTCTTCCCAGTCGGTCCAGGTCGCCGTCGTGCCTTTCCCCGACGTCGGGCTCCCGCCGGCTGGCCAGCGCGGCACGGGCCTTGTATCCCAGGAAGATAAAGTGAAGTTCGGCCGGGCGGTGCAGCTGCTCCGGGAGCCCTTCGAACGGTTCCTGGCTGACAGCCATGCCGACCTCGACGCCGTGGTCTCCGACGGCTTCTACCACTGGTCCGTGGACGTCGCGGCTGAATACGGCGTGCCGCGTCTCATGTTCCTCGGCATGGGTGTGTTCGCCCGGTCCTGCTCCGAGCACGTGTTGTCGCAGGAGCATAGGCACAACCCCGACGGCGACGATCCTGATGCCGTCGTGTCGCTGCCGGGTCTACCGCACGGCGTGGAGCTGAGGCGGAGCCAGATGATGAAGGAGCCGCACTACCTGGAGTTCTTCCGGTGCGTCTATGCCGCAGGCCGGAGGAGCTACGGCGAGCTGTTCAACAGCTTCCAAGAGCTGGAGCGGGACAGCGCCGAGCACTACCGCACGGCGCTCGGCGGCCGCGCGTGGTTCGTTGGGCCAGTCGCGCTCGCCAGCGGTAGCAAGGACGTGGCGTCAAGGGGCACCGACGCGCTCTCGCTGGACGCGGACGGCTGTCTCCGCTGGCTGGACTCCAAGCCGGCTGGCTCGGGGGCATACGTCGCATTTGGTACGCTGACCAGCTTCTCGCCGGAGCAGCTACGGGAGCTCGCCCGCGGCCTTGACATCTCAGGCAAGAACTTTGTGTGGGTCATCTCCGGCGCCGACGCAGCATCGTCGGACCTATGGATGCCAGAAGGCTTCCAGACAGCTTTGCGTGGGTACATCATCTGTGGCTGGGCGCCGCAGGTGCTCATTCTAAACCACCCAGCCATGGCCTGCTTCGTGACGCACTGCGGGTGGAACTCGACGCTGGAGGCGGTGAGCGCCGGCGTACCGATGATGACCTGGCCACGGTACGCTGACCAGTTCTTTAACGAGAAGCTCGTCGTGGACGTGCTCAAAGTGGGCGTCAGCGTGGGCGCCAGGGACAACGCGTCGTCTGCGGAGGCCCACCAGGTGATCGGAGGCGGCGTGATTGCCAAGTGTGTCACGAGACTGATGGAGGTGCAGGGCGACGTAATGCGGAAGAAGGTGGAAGATCTTGGCGTCAAGGCAAGAGACGCGGTGGAGAAGGGTGGCTCGTCGTACGGTGACGTTGGACGGCTGGTGGACGACCTTAAGGCCCGTCGGAGTAGGCAACGTGATTGA